One window of Butyricicoccus intestinisimiae genomic DNA carries:
- a CDS encoding ParB/RepB/Spo0J family partition protein, which translates to MANKSLGRGLSALFGEENLDPAVPPTSAEPIRPKNGFRNLPLRRIEPNRAQPRRSFDEKALQELENSIRTHGVLAPITVRQGDNGYYQIVAGERRWRAARRAGLDTIPAMVIDADEQTMMELALIENLQREDLNPMEEAEGYRALMDQFGMNQETVAARVGRSRSAVANCLRLLTLDEDVRKLVEEGRLSSGHARAVLSIQDESKRLTAAMSMVQSGMSVRQAEAYVKKLNQPAEKKTEMEVPKEFQPDYYAEVERKLEGSLGRRVQIDHKKKKGKITLEYYGDEDLERLANALAAVTL; encoded by the coding sequence ATGGCAAATAAAAGTCTGGGACGCGGTCTCTCCGCATTGTTTGGGGAAGAAAATTTAGATCCGGCCGTGCCGCCGACGAGTGCAGAGCCGATTCGTCCGAAAAACGGATTCCGCAATCTGCCGCTCAGACGCATTGAGCCGAACCGCGCACAGCCACGCCGGTCCTTTGATGAAAAGGCATTGCAGGAGCTGGAAAACAGCATTCGCACGCATGGCGTTCTCGCGCCGATTACGGTTCGGCAGGGCGACAATGGATATTATCAGATTGTAGCTGGCGAGCGCCGCTGGCGTGCGGCACGCCGCGCAGGATTGGATACCATTCCGGCAATGGTCATTGATGCCGATGAGCAGACCATGATGGAATTGGCACTGATTGAAAACCTGCAGCGCGAGGATCTCAATCCGATGGAAGAAGCCGAAGGCTACCGCGCATTGATGGATCAGTTTGGCATGAATCAGGAGACCGTAGCGGCGCGCGTGGGACGTTCGCGTTCTGCGGTTGCCAATTGCCTGCGTCTGCTGACGTTGGATGAAGATGTGCGCAAGCTGGTAGAGGAAGGCAGACTGTCCAGCGGCCATGCGCGTGCTGTGCTGTCCATTCAGGATGAGAGCAAGCGATTAACCGCGGCGATGAGCATGGTACAGTCCGGCATGTCTGTGCGTCAGGCAGAGGCATACGTCAAAAAACTCAATCAGCCGGCGGAAAAGAAAACCGAGATGGAAGTACCGAAGGAGTTCCAGCCGGACTACTATGCAGAGGTGGAGCGCAAGCTGGAAGGCTCGCTGGGCCGCCGCGTACAGATTGATCATAAAAAGAAAAAAGGAAAGATCACACTGGAATATTACGGTGATGAAGATCTGGAACGGCTGGCAAATGCTCTGGCAGCTGTGACCCTTTGA